A genomic stretch from Silurus meridionalis isolate SWU-2019-XX chromosome 1, ASM1480568v1, whole genome shotgun sequence includes:
- the LOC124378586 gene encoding neuronal pentraxin-1-like isoform X2, which translates to MERVSWTLLLLCSTALLCGSAQEFGATQFVCTSVPKDADLCAATMQNSAPAEDLKGTVLQLRETVLQQKETIMSQKETIRELTGKLSRCEGAQEDGGAAQKAGGRRKEPGGKNTMGDVSRTPGDTLAQLGLTLATLKQRLENLEYSRTNGSVQANSLKDLLQNKIDDMEKQVLSRVNTLEESKSGASNDTEQRNRVESTLSTLHHRVTDLEKGPKGSRPMDKFQLTFPLRTNYMYAKVKRSLPEMFAFTLCLWIKSNASPGVGTPFSYAVPGQSNELVLIEWGNNPMEILINDKVAKLPFLINDGKWHHICITWTTRDGVWEAFQDGVLRGTGENLAPYHPIKPNGVMVLGQEQDTLGGGFDATQAFVGELANFNVWDKKLSSVEIHNLATCNSRAQSGNVLSWSESNIDVFGGATKWTFEPCRTLN; encoded by the exons ATGGAGCGCGTCTCTTGGACACTTTTGCTCCTTTGCTCCACTGCGCTTTTATGCGGTTCCGCGCAGGAGTTCGGCGCCACGCAGTTCGTGTGCACGTCGGTGCCGAAGGACGCGGATCTGTGCGCGGCCACGATGCAGAACAGCGCGCCTGCGGAGGACCTGAAGGGCACCGTGCTGCAGCTCCGGGAGACCGTCCTGCAGCAGAAGGAGACCATCATGAGCCAGAAGGAGACCATCCGAGAACTGACCGGCAAGCTGAGCCGCTGCGAGGGCGCACAAGAGGACGGAGGAGCGGCGCAGAAAGCCGGGGGACGCAGGAAGGAGCCGGGGGGCAAGAACACAATGGGGGACGTGTCCAGAACTCCCGGGGACACACTGGCGCAGCTCGGGCTCACTTTAGCCACGCTCAAACAGAGGCTGGAGAACCTGGAG TACAGCCGGACGAACGGCTCGGTGCAGGCCAACAGTCTGAAGGATTTACTGCAGAATAAGATCGATGACATGGAGAAGCAGGTTCTGTCCCGAGTCAACACGCTGGAGGAGAGTAAATCTGGAGCGAGTAACGACACAGAGCAGCGAAACCGCGTGGAGTCGACCCTGAGCACACTCCACCACCGAGTCACGGACCTGGagaaag GTCCTAAAGGCAGCAGACCCATGGATAAGTTCCAGCTGACGTTTCCATTACGCACTAATTATATGTACGCTAAAGTGAAGCGCAGTCTGCCTGAGATGTTCGCCTTCACGCTGTGCCTGTGGATCAAATCCAATGCCTCCCCTGGGGTGGGAACGCCCTTCTCCTATGCCGTGCCGGGGCAGTCCAACGAGCTCGTGCTCATCGAGTGGGGCAACAACCCCATGGAAATTCTCATCAACGACAAG GTCGCGAAACTGCCCTTCCTGATAAACGATGGGAAATGGCATCACATCTGCATCACGTGGACGACACGTGACGGGGTTTGGGAAGCATTTCAAGATGGAGTTCTGCGTGGAACAGGAGAGAACCTGGCTCCGTATCATCCTATTAAACCTAATGGAGTTATGGTTCTGGGCCAGGAACAG GACACGCTGGGCGGCGGATTTGACGCCACGCAGGCCTTCGTAGGCGAACTGGCTAATTTCAACGTGTGGGACAAGAAGCTGTCGTCTGTGGAGATCCACAACCTGGCAACCTGCAACAGCAGAGCGCAATCTGGCAATGTCCTGTCCTGGTCCGAGTCGAACATCGACGTGTTTGGCGGCGCCACTAAGTGGACTTTCGAGCCGTGCCGTACGCTCAACTGA
- the LOC124378586 gene encoding neuronal pentraxin-1-like isoform X1 codes for MERVSWTLLLLCSTALLCGSAQEFGATQFVCTSVPKDADLCAATMQNSAPAEDLKGTVLQLRETVLQQKETIMSQKETIRELTGKLSRCEGAQEDGGAAQKAGGRRKEPGGKNTMGDVSRTPGDTLAQLGLTLATLKQRLENLEQYSRTNGSVQANSLKDLLQNKIDDMEKQVLSRVNTLEESKSGASNDTEQRNRVESTLSTLHHRVTDLEKGPKGSRPMDKFQLTFPLRTNYMYAKVKRSLPEMFAFTLCLWIKSNASPGVGTPFSYAVPGQSNELVLIEWGNNPMEILINDKVAKLPFLINDGKWHHICITWTTRDGVWEAFQDGVLRGTGENLAPYHPIKPNGVMVLGQEQDTLGGGFDATQAFVGELANFNVWDKKLSSVEIHNLATCNSRAQSGNVLSWSESNIDVFGGATKWTFEPCRTLN; via the exons ATGGAGCGCGTCTCTTGGACACTTTTGCTCCTTTGCTCCACTGCGCTTTTATGCGGTTCCGCGCAGGAGTTCGGCGCCACGCAGTTCGTGTGCACGTCGGTGCCGAAGGACGCGGATCTGTGCGCGGCCACGATGCAGAACAGCGCGCCTGCGGAGGACCTGAAGGGCACCGTGCTGCAGCTCCGGGAGACCGTCCTGCAGCAGAAGGAGACCATCATGAGCCAGAAGGAGACCATCCGAGAACTGACCGGCAAGCTGAGCCGCTGCGAGGGCGCACAAGAGGACGGAGGAGCGGCGCAGAAAGCCGGGGGACGCAGGAAGGAGCCGGGGGGCAAGAACACAATGGGGGACGTGTCCAGAACTCCCGGGGACACACTGGCGCAGCTCGGGCTCACTTTAGCCACGCTCAAACAGAGGCTGGAGAACCTGGAG CAGTACAGCCGGACGAACGGCTCGGTGCAGGCCAACAGTCTGAAGGATTTACTGCAGAATAAGATCGATGACATGGAGAAGCAGGTTCTGTCCCGAGTCAACACGCTGGAGGAGAGTAAATCTGGAGCGAGTAACGACACAGAGCAGCGAAACCGCGTGGAGTCGACCCTGAGCACACTCCACCACCGAGTCACGGACCTGGagaaag GTCCTAAAGGCAGCAGACCCATGGATAAGTTCCAGCTGACGTTTCCATTACGCACTAATTATATGTACGCTAAAGTGAAGCGCAGTCTGCCTGAGATGTTCGCCTTCACGCTGTGCCTGTGGATCAAATCCAATGCCTCCCCTGGGGTGGGAACGCCCTTCTCCTATGCCGTGCCGGGGCAGTCCAACGAGCTCGTGCTCATCGAGTGGGGCAACAACCCCATGGAAATTCTCATCAACGACAAG GTCGCGAAACTGCCCTTCCTGATAAACGATGGGAAATGGCATCACATCTGCATCACGTGGACGACACGTGACGGGGTTTGGGAAGCATTTCAAGATGGAGTTCTGCGTGGAACAGGAGAGAACCTGGCTCCGTATCATCCTATTAAACCTAATGGAGTTATGGTTCTGGGCCAGGAACAG GACACGCTGGGCGGCGGATTTGACGCCACGCAGGCCTTCGTAGGCGAACTGGCTAATTTCAACGTGTGGGACAAGAAGCTGTCGTCTGTGGAGATCCACAACCTGGCAACCTGCAACAGCAGAGCGCAATCTGGCAATGTCCTGTCCTGGTCCGAGTCGAACATCGACGTGTTTGGCGGCGCCACTAAGTGGACTTTCGAGCCGTGCCGTACGCTCAACTGA